Proteins found in one Planctomycetes bacterium MalM25 genomic segment:
- the mnmA gene encoding tRNA-specific 2-thiouridylase MnmA, which translates to MSRVVLAMSGGVDSSVAAHLLLEAGHEVVGVFMRHGEQSPAACAVEGAGSGGDQENGLGSHPDQAWSGLSGKQLPVVNRLDHKQGCCTAADAEDARRVSDRLGMPFYALDLDAEFGRIMDYFVDEYARGRTPNPCVQCNNWIKFGKLFDYADSIGAEFVATGHYARLEQRDDGAALLRGVDAGKDQSYVLAGIGRELLPRMLLPVGGFQKPKIRELAAGIGLNVAEKKDSQEICFVTQGRYDEFVKRRLDDEDRAGDFVTTDGEVVGRHTGIDGFTVGQRKGLGIALGKPMFVVAIEPETKRVVLGERGDLNRSALEASEANWLIELHKGEPIRCEAQIRYNSAAAPAMLELLGAGRFRVVFDEPQQGVTPGQAVVCYAADEPARVLGGGWID; encoded by the coding sequence ATGTCCCGCGTTGTTCTAGCCATGTCCGGCGGCGTCGATTCGAGTGTCGCTGCGCACTTGCTGCTCGAAGCGGGGCACGAGGTCGTGGGGGTCTTCATGCGGCACGGGGAGCAGAGCCCGGCCGCGTGTGCGGTGGAGGGTGCTGGGAGTGGAGGAGATCAGGAGAACGGATTGGGCAGTCACCCCGACCAAGCTTGGTCGGGGCTATCAGGGAAACAGCTCCCCGTGGTTAACCGGCTCGATCACAAGCAGGGCTGCTGCACCGCGGCCGACGCCGAGGACGCCCGCCGGGTCTCCGACCGGTTGGGGATGCCCTTTTACGCGCTCGACCTGGACGCCGAGTTCGGGCGCATCATGGATTACTTCGTGGACGAGTACGCCCGCGGCCGCACGCCGAACCCGTGCGTGCAGTGCAACAACTGGATCAAGTTCGGCAAGCTGTTCGACTACGCCGACTCGATCGGCGCCGAGTTCGTGGCGACGGGCCACTATGCCCGATTGGAGCAGCGCGACGACGGCGCGGCGCTCCTGCGGGGCGTCGACGCGGGCAAGGACCAGTCGTACGTGCTGGCGGGCATCGGCCGCGAGCTCTTGCCGCGGATGCTGCTGCCGGTGGGCGGTTTTCAGAAGCCGAAGATCCGCGAGCTCGCCGCGGGCATCGGGCTGAACGTCGCGGAGAAGAAGGACAGCCAGGAGATCTGCTTCGTCACCCAGGGCCGCTATGACGAGTTCGTGAAGCGCCGCTTGGACGACGAGGACCGCGCGGGCGACTTCGTCACGACCGACGGCGAGGTCGTCGGCCGCCACACGGGGATCGATGGCTTCACGGTCGGCCAGCGCAAGGGCCTGGGCATCGCGCTCGGCAAGCCGATGTTCGTCGTTGCCATCGAGCCGGAGACCAAGCGTGTCGTCCTCGGAGAGCGCGGCGATCTCAATCGGTCAGCGCTCGAAGCGTCCGAAGCCAACTGGCTGATCGAATTGCACAAGGGCGAACCGATCCGCTGCGAAGCCCAGATCCGTTACAACTCCGCCGCCGCGCCGGCGATGCTGGAGCTGCTCGGCGCGGGGCGTTTCCGAGTCGTTTTCGACGAGCCCCAGCAGGGGGTCACTCCCGGCCAAGCCGTGGTCTGCTACGCGGCCGACGAGCCGGCCCGTGTGCTGGGGGGCGGGTGGATCGATTAG
- the prfB gene encoding Peptide chain release factor RF2, translated as MSVVGPLDEAISAAEDLAAAFEMAEEDPDFESEAQGEVERIEQMLEGLKLSALLNGPNDGAGAIITINARDGGTDANDWAEMLLRMYIQWAGKGEYSAELLDRDDNQEAGINSASIAIRGPMAYGYLRGETGMHRLVRISPFNSEGKRQTSFAAVDVTPEINDSIDIEIAESDVRTDTYRASGAGGQHVNKTDSAVRLTHLPTGAVVQCQNERSQHKNRASAWKMLRAKIAQLEEDKRDAEEAAARGQQAKTGFGSQIRNYFLHPDQRVKDTRTKYQQGNFHNVLDGDIQGFLEAVLRWRAGQPVEDDGDDD; from the coding sequence ATGAGCGTCGTCGGACCGCTCGACGAGGCGATCTCCGCGGCCGAGGACCTGGCGGCCGCCTTCGAGATGGCCGAGGAGGACCCCGACTTCGAGTCGGAGGCCCAGGGCGAAGTCGAGCGGATCGAGCAGATGCTCGAGGGCCTGAAGCTCTCCGCCCTGCTGAACGGCCCCAACGACGGCGCCGGCGCGATCATCACCATCAACGCCCGCGACGGCGGCACCGACGCCAACGACTGGGCCGAGATGCTCCTGCGGATGTACATCCAGTGGGCCGGCAAGGGGGAGTACTCCGCCGAGCTGCTCGACCGGGACGACAATCAAGAGGCGGGCATCAACAGCGCCTCGATCGCGATCCGCGGCCCGATGGCGTACGGCTACCTGCGCGGCGAGACCGGCATGCACCGGCTCGTGCGGATCAGCCCGTTCAACTCGGAAGGCAAACGCCAGACGAGCTTCGCCGCGGTCGACGTCACGCCCGAGATCAACGACTCGATCGACATCGAGATCGCCGAGTCCGACGTGCGGACGGACACCTACCGCGCCTCGGGCGCGGGCGGTCAGCACGTCAACAAGACCGACTCCGCGGTGCGCCTCACGCACCTGCCGACCGGCGCGGTCGTGCAGTGCCAGAATGAGCGCTCCCAGCACAAGAACCGCGCCAGCGCCTGGAAGATGCTCCGCGCGAAGATCGCGCAGCTCGAAGAGGACAAGCGCGACGCCGAGGAGGCCGCCGCCCGCGGTCAGCAGGCGAAGACCGGCTTCGGCAGCCAGATCCGCAACTACTTCCTGCACCCCGACCAGCGGGTGAAGGACACACGGACGAAGTACCAGCAGGGCAACTTCCACAACGTGCTGGACGGCGACATCCAGGGCTTCCTCGAAGCGGTCCTCCGCTGGCGCGCCGGCCAGCCCGTCGAAGACGACGGCGACGACGACTGA